In a single window of the Melioribacteraceae bacterium genome:
- a CDS encoding class I SAM-dependent methyltransferase: MIESKNIRECYDSIAGSYHKRYDTSRLFLAENKLVELIRENNICCALEIGCGTGYWLNLISNLVNVVGADYSLNMLLDGKKRYDIKNLLQADATNFPIKNNSLEFIYCINAIHHFSDKKKFIMEATASLNKNGILLIIGFDPHDESCKWYMYDFFDGVRKFDLNRTPSFSELVKICSQIPGSTLEMDNVDLVAKTYVGSDVFNDPFLEKSQASQLSILSADEYKKGIEKIKRIISEYPSYNFTVNLPFKALTIKMP, encoded by the coding sequence ATGATCGAGTCTAAAAATATCCGTGAATGTTATGACAGCATTGCTGGATCGTACCACAAACGTTACGATACCAGTAGATTATTTCTCGCCGAGAATAAATTAGTTGAATTAATAAGAGAAAACAACATTTGCTGCGCATTAGAAATTGGATGCGGAACCGGATACTGGCTAAACTTAATTTCTAATTTAGTAAATGTTGTAGGTGCCGATTATTCACTTAATATGCTTCTAGATGGTAAAAAACGCTACGACATTAAAAATTTACTTCAAGCAGATGCTACAAATTTCCCAATTAAAAATAATTCGCTCGAATTCATTTATTGTATTAACGCTATTCATCATTTCTCAGATAAAAAAAAATTTATTATGGAAGCGACTGCATCATTGAATAAGAATGGAATTCTACTGATTATTGGTTTTGATCCCCATGATGAATCTTGTAAATGGTATATGTATGATTTCTTTGATGGAGTTAGGAAATTTGATTTGAACAGGACTCCCTCTTTTTCTGAACTGGTAAAAATTTGTAGTCAAATTCCGGGATCAACTTTAGAAATGGATAATGTGGACCTTGTTGCTAAAACATATGTTGGAAGTGATGTTTTTAACGATCCATTTTTAGAAAAATCGCAAGCAAGCCAGCTCAGCATACTTAGTGCCGACGAGTACAAAAAAGGGATCGAGAAAATTAAAAGGATAATTTCTGAATATCCTTCATATAATTTTACTGTCAATCTTCCCTTCAAAGCTTTGACGATTAAAATGCCATAA